The Actinomycetota bacterium genome segment ACAAGGAGGCCGAGGCGGTGGACGTCCTGGCCGCGGCTGAGGAGTGGGCGGTGGCGTGCCGACGGGTGGGGGTCCCGTTCGTGGTGAACGACCGCCCGGACATCGCGGCCGCGGCGGGGGCCGACGGCGTGCACCTCGGCCAGGCCGACCTCCCACCTCGGTATGCCCGGCGCCTCCTCGGCTCCCGCGCGATCGTCGGGCGCTCGACGCATACCCCCGAGCAGGTCGCCGCGGCGATCGCCGAGAACGAGGCCGGCGACGTGGACTACATAGCGGTCGGACCCGTGCACGAGACCCCGACGA includes the following:
- the thiE gene encoding thiamine phosphate synthase: MSPLDDVRLYLVAGPSFGAHRIGPVVEAGVGIVQLRDKEAEAVDVLAAAEEWAVACRRVGVPFVVNDRPDIAAAAGADGVHLGQADLPPRYARRLLGSRAIVGRSTHTPEQVAAAIAENEAGDVDYIAVGPVHETPTKPGRPAAGLELVRHAAAHVRFPWFAIGGISPGNVDEVIGAGATRVVVVRAITDSAD